One Accipiter gentilis chromosome 11, bAccGen1.1, whole genome shotgun sequence DNA window includes the following coding sequences:
- the SEPHS1 gene encoding selenide, water dikinase 1 isoform X2 yields the protein MSVRESFNPESYELDKSFRLTRFTELKGTGCKVPQDVLQKLLESLQENHFQEDEQFLGAVMPRLGIGMDTCVIPLRHGGLSLVQTTDYIYPIVDDPYMMGRIACANVLSDLYAMGVTECDNMLMLLGISNKMTDRERDKVMPLIIQGFKDAAEEAGTSVTGGQTVLNPWIVLGGVATTVCQPNEFIMPDNAVPGDVLVLTKPLGTQVAVAVHQWLDIPEKWNKIKLVVTQEDVELAYQEAMMNMARLNRTAAGLMHTFNAHAATDITGFGILGHAQNLAKQQRNEVSFVIHNLPVLAKMAAVSKACGNMFGLMHGTCPETSAVNSRAVNI from the exons ATGTCTGTTCGGGAGTCGTTTAACCCAGAAAGTTACGAACTGGACAAAAGCTTCCGTCTGACCCGATTCACTGAACTGAAAGGCACAGGCTGCAAAGTGCCTCAGGATGTCTTACAGAAACTGCTCGAGTCTCTACAAGAAAACCATTTTCAGGAAGATGAACAGTTCTTGGGGGCAGTTATGCCCAGGTTGG GAATTGGGATGGACACTTGCGTTATTCCATTAAGACATGGAGGTTTGTCGTTGGTCCAGACGACAGATTACATTTATCCTATTGTGGATGATCCTTATATGATG ggaCGGATAGCATGTGCCAATGTCCTAAGTGACCTTTATGCCATGGGGGTCACAGAATGCGACAACATGTTGATGCTCCTTGGAATCAGCAATAAAATGACAGATAGG GAAAGAGACAAAGTGATGCCTCTAATTATCCAGGGTTTCAAAGATgcagcagaagaggcaggaacATCTGTTACTGGTGGCCAAACAGTGTTAAATCCCTGGATTGTTTTAGGAGGAGTGGCCACGACAGTCTGTCAGCCTAATGAATTTATAAT GCCAGACAATGCAGTGCCAGGAGATGTGCTTGTATTAACTAAACCCTTGGGAACACAAGTGGCTGTAGCTGTCCACCAGTGGCTAGATATT CCAGAAAAGTGGAATAAAATCAAACTAGTGGTGACGCAAGAAGATGTAGAACTAGCATACCAGGAAGCAATGATGAATATGGCACGACTGAACAGAACAG CTGCTGGACTCATGCACACTTTCAATGCACATGCGGCTACAGACATCACAGGATTTGGAATCCTGGGGCATGCACAAAACCTTGCCAAGCAGCAGCGAAATGAGGTGTCCTTTGTTATTCATAACCTTCCTGTTCTTGCTAAAATGGCTGCTGTCAGTAAGGCTTGCGGCAATATGTTTGGCCTCATGCATGGGACTTGTCCAGAGACTTCAG CTGTTAACTCCAGAGCAGTGAATATCTGA
- the SEPHS1 gene encoding selenide, water dikinase 1 isoform X1 — protein sequence MSVRESFNPESYELDKSFRLTRFTELKGTGCKVPQDVLQKLLESLQENHFQEDEQFLGAVMPRLGIGMDTCVIPLRHGGLSLVQTTDYIYPIVDDPYMMGRIACANVLSDLYAMGVTECDNMLMLLGISNKMTDRERDKVMPLIIQGFKDAAEEAGTSVTGGQTVLNPWIVLGGVATTVCQPNEFIMPDNAVPGDVLVLTKPLGTQVAVAVHQWLDIPEKWNKIKLVVTQEDVELAYQEAMMNMARLNRTAAGLMHTFNAHAATDITGFGILGHAQNLAKQQRNEVSFVIHNLPVLAKMAAVSKACGNMFGLMHGTCPETSGGLLICLPREQAARFCAEIKSPKYGEGHQAWIIGIVEKGNRTARIIDKPRIIEVAPQVATQNVNPTPGATS from the exons ATGTCTGTTCGGGAGTCGTTTAACCCAGAAAGTTACGAACTGGACAAAAGCTTCCGTCTGACCCGATTCACTGAACTGAAAGGCACAGGCTGCAAAGTGCCTCAGGATGTCTTACAGAAACTGCTCGAGTCTCTACAAGAAAACCATTTTCAGGAAGATGAACAGTTCTTGGGGGCAGTTATGCCCAGGTTGG GAATTGGGATGGACACTTGCGTTATTCCATTAAGACATGGAGGTTTGTCGTTGGTCCAGACGACAGATTACATTTATCCTATTGTGGATGATCCTTATATGATG ggaCGGATAGCATGTGCCAATGTCCTAAGTGACCTTTATGCCATGGGGGTCACAGAATGCGACAACATGTTGATGCTCCTTGGAATCAGCAATAAAATGACAGATAGG GAAAGAGACAAAGTGATGCCTCTAATTATCCAGGGTTTCAAAGATgcagcagaagaggcaggaacATCTGTTACTGGTGGCCAAACAGTGTTAAATCCCTGGATTGTTTTAGGAGGAGTGGCCACGACAGTCTGTCAGCCTAATGAATTTATAAT GCCAGACAATGCAGTGCCAGGAGATGTGCTTGTATTAACTAAACCCTTGGGAACACAAGTGGCTGTAGCTGTCCACCAGTGGCTAGATATT CCAGAAAAGTGGAATAAAATCAAACTAGTGGTGACGCAAGAAGATGTAGAACTAGCATACCAGGAAGCAATGATGAATATGGCACGACTGAACAGAACAG CTGCTGGACTCATGCACACTTTCAATGCACATGCGGCTACAGACATCACAGGATTTGGAATCCTGGGGCATGCACAAAACCTTGCCAAGCAGCAGCGAAATGAGGTGTCCTTTGTTATTCATAACCTTCCTGTTCTTGCTAAAATGGCTGCTGTCAGTAAGGCTTGCGGCAATATGTTTGGCCTCATGCATGGGACTTGTCCAGAGACTTCAG gaggTCTTCTCATCTGTTTACCACGAGAACAGGCAGCACGTTTCTGTGCCGAGATCAAGTCTCCAAAATATGGCGAAGGTCACCAAGCGTGGATTATCGGCATTGTAGAGAAGGGCAACCGCACGGCCAGAATTATAGACAAACCACGAATCATTGAAGTCGCACCACAGGTGGCCACTCAGAACGTGAACCCAACGCCTGGTGCCACCTCTTAA
- the SEPHS1 gene encoding selenide, water dikinase 1 isoform X3, protein MDTCVIPLRHGGLSLVQTTDYIYPIVDDPYMMGRIACANVLSDLYAMGVTECDNMLMLLGISNKMTDRERDKVMPLIIQGFKDAAEEAGTSVTGGQTVLNPWIVLGGVATTVCQPNEFIMPDNAVPGDVLVLTKPLGTQVAVAVHQWLDIPEKWNKIKLVVTQEDVELAYQEAMMNMARLNRTAAGLMHTFNAHAATDITGFGILGHAQNLAKQQRNEVSFVIHNLPVLAKMAAVSKACGNMFGLMHGTCPETSGGLLICLPREQAARFCAEIKSPKYGEGHQAWIIGIVEKGNRTARIIDKPRIIEVAPQVATQNVNPTPGATS, encoded by the exons ATGGACACTTGCGTTATTCCATTAAGACATGGAGGTTTGTCGTTGGTCCAGACGACAGATTACATTTATCCTATTGTGGATGATCCTTATATGATG ggaCGGATAGCATGTGCCAATGTCCTAAGTGACCTTTATGCCATGGGGGTCACAGAATGCGACAACATGTTGATGCTCCTTGGAATCAGCAATAAAATGACAGATAGG GAAAGAGACAAAGTGATGCCTCTAATTATCCAGGGTTTCAAAGATgcagcagaagaggcaggaacATCTGTTACTGGTGGCCAAACAGTGTTAAATCCCTGGATTGTTTTAGGAGGAGTGGCCACGACAGTCTGTCAGCCTAATGAATTTATAAT GCCAGACAATGCAGTGCCAGGAGATGTGCTTGTATTAACTAAACCCTTGGGAACACAAGTGGCTGTAGCTGTCCACCAGTGGCTAGATATT CCAGAAAAGTGGAATAAAATCAAACTAGTGGTGACGCAAGAAGATGTAGAACTAGCATACCAGGAAGCAATGATGAATATGGCACGACTGAACAGAACAG CTGCTGGACTCATGCACACTTTCAATGCACATGCGGCTACAGACATCACAGGATTTGGAATCCTGGGGCATGCACAAAACCTTGCCAAGCAGCAGCGAAATGAGGTGTCCTTTGTTATTCATAACCTTCCTGTTCTTGCTAAAATGGCTGCTGTCAGTAAGGCTTGCGGCAATATGTTTGGCCTCATGCATGGGACTTGTCCAGAGACTTCAG gaggTCTTCTCATCTGTTTACCACGAGAACAGGCAGCACGTTTCTGTGCCGAGATCAAGTCTCCAAAATATGGCGAAGGTCACCAAGCGTGGATTATCGGCATTGTAGAGAAGGGCAACCGCACGGCCAGAATTATAGACAAACCACGAATCATTGAAGTCGCACCACAGGTGGCCACTCAGAACGTGAACCCAACGCCTGGTGCCACCTCTTAA
- the PHYH gene encoding phytanoyl-CoA dioxygenase, peroxisomal isoform X1, translated as MERHGKQSGPAARLDAILRHLSPRPGATPAPTSIPTSAQASAVPQPGNFCYTLDNNVLTTEQRQFYEDNGYLVVKKLVSDEDIERFRKEFIRICKKEVSVPGAMIMKDESLRSQYGQSEKVVNKVQDFQEDEELFRYCTLPEVLKYVECFTGPNIMAMHTMLINKLPDSDKQTFLHPMHQDLHYFPFRPAARIVCAWTAMERADQDNGCLVVLPGTHREPLKPHSYPKWEGKANKLFHGLLDEDEKSPRVHLIMEKGDTVFFHPLLIHGSGINKTSGFRKSISCHFASSECYYIDVKNTTQEHLEKEVVEMVHKKYNTTTVELRDVWGFRARLVQGERINL; from the exons ATGGAACGGCACGGGAAGCAGTCAGGGCCAGCAGCTCGGCTGGATGCCATCCTCCGGCACCTCTCCCCACGTCCGGGAGCAACCCCTGCTCCC ACAAGCATTCCTACTTCAGCCCAAGCTAGTGCTGTTCCTCAGCCAGGGAATTTTTG CTATACCCTGGACAACAATGTCCTCACCACAGAGCAAAGGCAGTTCTATGAAGACAATGGGTATCTGGTTGTTAAGAAGCTCGTTTCTGACGAAGACATTGAGCGCTTCAG GAAAGAGTTCATAAGGATCTGTAAAAAAGAGGTCAGTGTACCAGGAGCTATGATTATGAAAGATGAGTCCCTGAGATCCCAGTACGGTCAATCTGAAAAAGTAGTTAATAAAGTACAGGACTTCCAGGAAGACGAAGAGTTGTTCAGATACTGTACTCTGCCagag GTCCTCAAATATGTTGAGTGCTTCACAGGGCCAAACATCATGGCAATGCACACCATGCTGATAAATAAACTTCCAGATTCTG ATAAACAGACTTTTCTCCACCCCATGCATCAGGACTTGCACTATTTCCCCTTCCGGCCTGCGGCCCGCATCGTGTGCGCCTGGACCGCCATGGAGAGGGCTGACCAGGACAACGGCTGCCTGGTTGTGCTGCCAGGGACGCACAGGGAACCCCTGAAGCCTCACAGCTATCCAAAGTGGGAG GGTAAAGCCAATAAACTTTTCCATGGGCTGCTTGATGAGGATGAGAAGAGTCCCAGGGTTCACCTTATCATGGAGAAAGGAGACACGGTGTTCTTCCATCCCCTACTCATTCATGGCTCTGGGATAAACAAGACATCAGGTTTCCGAAAG AGTATAAGCTGTCACTTTGCCAGCTCTGAGTGCTACTACATTGACGTTAAGAACACGACCCAAGAGCACCTGGAGAAAGAAGTGGTAGAAATGGTTCACAAGAAATACAACACGACTACTGTGGAGCTCAGG gatgtttgGGGATTCCGAGCACGGCTTGTGCAAGGGGAAAGAATTAACCTGTAG